One window from the genome of Pirellulales bacterium encodes:
- a CDS encoding BrnT family toxin produces MEFEWHPEKAAKNLAKHGISFEEAATVFGDPLAVTFFDPDHSDDEERYLTFGYTSKGVLVVVSHTDRDDRTRIISARRATRRERKLYESE; encoded by the coding sequence ATGGAATTTGAATGGCATCCGGAAAAAGCGGCGAAGAATCTAGCGAAGCACGGGATCTCCTTTGAAGAGGCAGCCACCGTCTTTGGCGATCCGCTGGCCGTCACCTTCTTCGACCCCGACCACTCCGACGACGAAGAGCGATACCTGACTTTTGGCTACACGAGCAAGGGCGTGTTGGTAGTCGTTTCGCATACGGATCGAGACGACCGCACCCGAATCATCAGTGCGCGGCGTGCGACGCGCCGCGAGAGGAAATTGTATGAATCAGAATGA
- a CDS encoding DUF3102 domain-containing protein, with the protein MADERRNTLALLAKSANQSHRWSVAAAGAAMAHVVAAGNALVRARDLCEQGGWLRWLRTDFEGSVHTARRYMRVARHLPASGIDATRVSHRPLTALLRGVVFTEPSAAAWYLPSEQKLNVVLPASSSILDDFAHARVGASALASAGPP; encoded by the coding sequence ATGGCCGACGAACGGCGAAACACGCTGGCGCTGCTGGCGAAATCCGCCAACCAAAGCCACCGCTGGTCGGTGGCGGCGGCCGGCGCCGCGATGGCCCACGTCGTGGCGGCCGGAAACGCGCTGGTCCGGGCGCGCGATCTGTGCGAACAAGGGGGCTGGCTCCGCTGGTTGCGGACGGATTTCGAGGGCTCGGTCCACACGGCGCGGCGCTATATGAGGGTCGCGAGGCACCTGCCCGCCAGCGGCATCGATGCGACGCGCGTGTCGCATCGGCCGCTGACGGCGCTCTTGCGCGGCGTGGTGTTTACGGAGCCGTCCGCCGCGGCGTGGTACTTGCCATCGGAACAAAAACTGAATGTGGTCTTACCGGCAAGTTCGTCGATTCTCGACGATTTTGCACATGCCAGGGTGGGAGCGAGCGCGCTTGCGAGCGCCGGCCCACCATGA
- a CDS encoding class I SAM-dependent methyltransferase produces MPKEHSKTMTDHSHVRRSYDELAASYDTRWRKYIDATLALAMEPLELTGHERVLDVGCGTGELLRRLFDRWPRLRVTGVDVSPNMLRRAAEKCTGAALLAAEAHRLPSTDGCFDVVICANAFHYFRRPDCALAEFRRVLRPAGRLLLVDWCDDYLSCKLCSLWLRWTDPAFHHAYTLRACREMLQQSGFVVGMAFHRRIDWLWGQMCLTGET; encoded by the coding sequence ATGCCGAAGGAACATAGCAAAACGATGACCGACCATTCGCACGTCCGCCGCTCGTACGACGAACTGGCTGCGTCGTACGACACACGCTGGAGAAAGTACATTGATGCCACGCTGGCCCTGGCGATGGAGCCGCTGGAACTGACCGGGCACGAACGCGTGCTCGACGTGGGCTGTGGCACCGGCGAGCTACTTCGGCGGCTCTTCGACCGCTGGCCGAGGCTGCGCGTGACCGGCGTTGACGTCAGCCCCAACATGCTGCGGCGCGCGGCCGAAAAGTGTACGGGCGCCGCGCTGCTGGCCGCGGAGGCGCACCGGCTGCCGTCGACCGACGGCTGCTTCGATGTGGTGATCTGCGCCAACGCTTTCCATTACTTCCGGCGGCCCGATTGCGCGCTGGCAGAATTCCGCCGCGTGCTGCGCCCGGCGGGCCGTCTGCTGTTGGTCGATTGGTGCGACGACTACCTGAGCTGCAAACTGTGCAGCCTCTGGCTGCGCTGGACCGATCCGGCCTTCCATCACGCATACACCCTGCGCGCGTGCCGCGAGATGCTTCAACAAAGCGGTTTCGTCGTCGGCATGGCGTTTCACCGTCGCATCGACTGGCTATGGGGCCAGATGTGCCTGACGGGCGAAACTTGA